The window ttaattgagattaaaaaaaaggggaaaaattaaaaaggtaaaaaaaaaaaatcaattaattcaaGAGTTGAGATTGACTTTTAATCTCTATGCCTAAAAGTATTGCACCAGATTTTAATCCAAGATTTAATACTAATTTACtagttcttttaaatttttaatgggtACCTGCCCACCCCTCTGCAATTGTGTTTCattaggatttttttaattaaacttaaAGACACAAATTTATGTATGTTCTTCCTTTGTGTTATTTACACttggtttgttttgattaaaaaaataaattttcatagaAATGATTCATTTTTGGATATATATAATTGTAGTTGAAAACATACTGGTTTCCCTTTGTTTGGATGTCACTTTGAAAAtgagaaaggaaaaatttttaGTGTGGAGTACAATTGTGATGGTTTGTTGAGTATGTAACgtttgaaaaatgttttcaaacgttatattgagcttatttttagtTGATCACAAAAATGTTTTCTTGTAACTTATGCTTTCGTTgtaccaaacaccaaaacataCATTGAATTTTtcttggaaaacattttccgcCAAAACAAGCATAACATTAATTTTCGTTAACCACTTATTGGTCTTTTTAGTCTTAAAGGGATGAACGTGGTAATGATTTCTATAAGTAAAGCACATCAAACAATAGATGATGTCTTAGTTTGGAAATGGTCTGGCTCTGCATTTGATGAAAAAGACGAAGTATTACAATTCTATCCATCTCTAGTAGAAGTACgttaaaagatttatttatttccaaaaGGACACACATTTTGCTCACAGAAGATGGGAAAATTTTTTAGTGTGGAGTATAATTGTGATGGTTTATTGAGTATGTAACGTTCTGGAAAACATTTTCTGTTATATTGAACTTAATTTTAGTTGGCCACAGAAGTGTTTCGAGTAACTTATGCTTTCATtgtaccaaacaccaaaaaatacaTAGAATTTTTCCTGGAAAACATTTTCggccaaaacaaacaaaacattaatttttgttAACCACTAGGGGTGAATGTGCTAATGGCTTCTATAAGTAAAGCACATCAAACAATAAATGGTGTCTCAGTTTAGAAATGGTCTGGAGGAGATGAAGCATTACCATTGTATTTATCTCTAATAATAGGAGTACAttaaaaagatttatttattggCAAAAGGATAAACAaattttgctaaatttttttttatgatatttaTGTATATTGTATTTATCTTTGCTTCCAGGATAGGCTCTGTGAGAACAAAtaacaaattgtaaaaattttagtatttgaAAGCTTTTGCAATGATTATGCTTGTTCCTTTTcactaaataattaattatttagtcAATTTTTACAACAAGCCATTTTACTATAAGGGAAAAAATAGGTTAATGAACTAGAAATCTATACCGTATCTTATAAAGGTAAACGTCATTTTCCTTtctaagtgattttttttttctttttttgggtttgaaaagTAATGAAGAATTATATGGATCATGAAGCCCAATCCATGGAGTGATAAAACTTAGTACATGACCTAAAGTGGTTGAGGTTAATGAAAGGTTCATTGCATGTAAAGAGACTGCACAAAAAAGTCCAACGCATATAGGTGATCATCCATGAAATTATTGGGCTTTGGGCTTTTTAAGAAGTAAGCTTGAACAATACTCAGCAGGACTATCAAGTAAGTCTATAATGGATCTTATAAAAAGAGTTATGGATTTATGGTAGACTTGCAttaattgattctttttttctttttcttttttgagaaatagaCGTGTGCTTATATTAAACAATCAAAGAAGGCTAAAATCAGCCTGAACAACATTGATTCTAACTCTTCCGTACATCTTTAACAATTCTACAggaaatatgtttttttttttttttttggtgccaaGGCTACaggaaatatttaaaaatttaaaacaactGGAAATATTTACTatgattaatatatatttacagTTCTCTTAGTTATACTAATGATCAATTAATGACTGCTTTAAACCCAAATGTTAATAAATTTGTCTCCGTAATATCCAATATATTCATAGTATATAGTAGctactcaaaaatcaaaattagtgtgtgtgtatatatatatatatatatatatatatttataaaagttGCTCACTTATTTAGATATCCATCGCTGAAGAACTgtaactttcaaaaaaaaaaaaaaaaaaaatttaaaacagtATTCTTTCAAAGTTTCAGCAAATTAAAATTACTCTGACAGGAAACATTAACTACTAAAGCACAAACAAATGtgctaatttaaatttaatgaatCGTATACTGCTATGAAATACTTGAGAGAAACTAATcaactagaagaagaagaagaaaaaaaaaaaaaaaaatcaaactgtTTAACTAGAACACCATATCAGAagagaacataaaaaagaaaactttatatACGAGAAAGAACATCTTATCATATATTTCACAAAAGGTAGTTACATCTCATGAATCATGAAGAACGTGGACAAATTATAGAACTAATTCCTAGTAGTAATGTTCCTAAGAATCAATTAATTCCAGAGGCCTAAGTCAGTTAGACCTTCCAACGTTTGTTGCATTTGACACAAGTTACATACGTTGTCATTGGTTCATCAGCACTCCGGGTCTGCATTTGGTAATAAGTACACTTGCGCTCACGACACTGGCTACACTGGAACATGTCAGTGGTGGCCTTTTCTTCCTCATCAGCATCATGCACACATCTTTTCAACCTTTTCAACTGTATCTGAATGTTCTCACTCTGCCTCTTGTGACTGGCCATCTCCTCGGCACTCATGGTTACAAGACTCTCCGGCTTGATCTCTCCAAGAAGCACCTTCCTTCTCAAATCTGGGTTCTTTGGGTCTTTGAGATTGAACAAGATTGATTGATAATAAGCTTTCTTGATGGTATTAGACCACCCAATCCTTTCAAACATAGCAGACTCTACTGAAGCAGCCACTTGAACTGGGTCTATTGCTGGTGATATGCTCTCATCAGTTTCAGAAGAAACTCTCGAAAAGACCTCTGTCAGCAGTTTCCTAACCCTCTCACGATAACCGGAGTTTTTGTTGATGGGCTTGAAATCTTGATGATTGTTCTTCAGAGGCACCGTGGTTGTTTCTGTTTTTGCCGTAGGATTTGGAATACGAAACTTGATTATCAGCCTCTTTCTGTTTGGAACCCCAGAATCTTTTCCAAAGACACCAACTTTACTGTCGTTGATGATGAGTGCCTTGGAATCTTGATGACCAAGAAAAGCCATACCCACATCTGTTTCTGGCTTGCTTGGGAAGCCGAAACTTGAGAACCTGAGTCTCTGTCATTGTGACGACGTGTAGTTGAGATTGTTGATGATGATAAGTGGTACCTTCTTCCTCTcccaaaaacacaaccaaatacTTGTAATTACCCTTTGTTCTCCGAATTGAAGTACTACGTACGtttttttttagcaactttCTGAGGAAAGCAAACCAAAACTCAACGAGGATTATATATACTATGTTGTGATGTTATAAAGAAGACTTTGTATTGCCTTAAACCCAAGGTCGGTTGTTGTTTCCGTCAGGCTCAAGGAATTGGAGTTCGAATAGGAATCTGAATAGCAAATTTGAAGTTGAGGAAGGGTGGTGATGTAAAGAAGGGTTTGGATTAAATTTGGGTTCTAGCCGTTGCTGTTCGCTTTgggtgaatttttattttgtttttttattttttagtttttactattGGAAATAGAGAAGGTTTTAGGATGTGGATCAATTACACTTAAATGTAAGAttgaaaagctaaaaagctaaaatgttttaaaaaaataagtttttttttttttttttttggttttgaaactaaaaaaaaataagtttgattCAAGGATTAACATTGCATTTCAATGTCAAACCTTGAAAGTGTGCACAGGATCTTAAtccaatattttatatttatttattgagttgCTTCTTAAATTTTGGGAATTACATTCCTCTCCCGGTTTGGAGGAATAATACTCCAGCATAAACTTAAAGggtaaaaatattttcccctcTTAACACTAGTTTGATCAAATTGTATTAAAGTGAGGTGATAAAAATGGAATTCACTGTCTGAATTCCTATTAAGGAAGatgaattaaattttctttatttcttgttcCATAATTCTAAAATCtattgttttaattaaaaaaaatactttaaaatataggacaaagtttgactataaacttaaaactaaaactacaactcccactaaaacattttacatgactacatattttgaaaatttaatagttggattgtatatttttatattcttaacacacatatcaaattttgtgctaATCGGATATTATTAACTATTCAACAATAAGCttaatttttctgcataattttttattacaaacacttgaaattaaaatatttgactgataacataattattgatctttgatcttttgaaaattttgcaagcattgaggatataagaagaaaatataatcaaatagtgaatttgtcaaaactcacatctaataaaaagatattaagtgcaattgtatttttaggatacaactaagtttgtagccaaattttgtcctcaaaatatttagtatgacttttgcatttttttttttcaatgggtTGTGGAGAAATTTGCCATTGCAATTCTTTTGGTGCTTGATAAACTATGCatttttaatctaaatttataattttttttacttaccataGTTAAACTTTGGTaaagagaatattttaaaattttagaatattctgtTACTAATATTAATGGAATTGGGGAGTGTTATTTTCTTTAAACCCTAAAGAAGGAAAGTATAATcatctcataattttttatgcataaacCTCCCCCAATTTGCAAGTGTAATCAATTaattatgtttgtgttttattaggtttttcaattaaatccaaacacatggatgcattgaatttaattatcattggaaaagaaaacaatGTATGCATTTCATTGatcaatataataatatatttgaatttaattaggagTACATAAAAAGAATTGATTTATTGCCAAAAGGACAAACATTTTTTGCTGAATGTTTTTATGATGTTTCTGTATGTTGTACCGATCTTTGCTTCCATCCCGTCAAAGAATGCTATCCcaactttttccttttgtatttATAATATGTCTTAgtttataaaagtaaaaatcaaaaacttacaaaagatataatatttcaaattaaactaatctggcttgaaaaaaaaaaaaaaaaaaaaaaaacttgaatggAAGTTTAGGGAAGGCAAGAACTAAAAAGTTAATCTATCTATTAAGATCTTTGTAGCTTAACTAACATGTTTCAGTGTTTCTCACATAGAAGTCCATAATTCAAATCCCGCCTCCCACATTATAACTAtcacattataaaataaatataaaaatttaaactgtCAATATACATTATATACTTTATAATAATTGTTATATCCTCTATTTTATGGTTGCATAAAATAGATGCCTTCTCCTTATGCTACGCAGATGATATGTTAATTTGCTCCTTTATCTTTTTAAGCATAAAATTGTTGTACAATTTTTTACTATGTACCTCACAATTAGGGGTGACAAATGGGCGGATTGGATCATAAATGAGTTGGGTgtgtaattacccatttatccatttatgacccatttatatataaattaattaccCATTACCCgccaaacccatttaattatTAACTCATCTATTTAACCtaatatgacccaaatacctCTAAAATTACTTGAATACTCTCTTGAcctccaaaattaccaaaatacccttaaataccCAAATACCTCTACACTTTCAAAATTATCAATATACCCTTGGACATCCAAAATTATCcctaaaatctctaaaatgagcaaaatacccatgaaacctctaaaatgacaaaaataccccaatatctctaaaatcaccaaatatgctaaaaaacaactaaaatgagcaaaatatcgccaaaatctctaaaataagaaaaatacccattaaacctctaaaatgacgaAAATATCTCtgatatctctaaaatcaccaaatatgctcaaaaaccactaaaatgaccaaaataacctcaaaatttctaaaattagcAATATTcccatgaaacctctaaaatgaccgaaatacccctgagatctctaaaatcaccaaatatgctaAAAACCCActtaaattactaaaatatctaatgagcaaaatacccatgaaacctataaaatgaccaaaatatcccaaatatctttaaaatcatcaattatgctcaaaaaccactaaaatgagcaaaatacccccaaaacctctaaagTGAGTCACAATAAGTATCTTAAAACTATTTAATGCTTCACCCTCTGTGAAATTCTATCACGTATTAAAGTTtcagatattttaaaatattacttaaactaaaattttattatctaaattattgagaaattttttgaagttctgttatttattttcgttttaaaaaaaaaaaaaaaaacgaaaaactCAGTTTTATATGATACGTTTTTTTTGTCAAGTAACAtaagatatttattaattaattttaatgatattaaTGAAAGTTCTTATTTATATAATGATTTATTTAATCCACGTGGATACACTAGTAAAATTTAGGGATGATTAAAATTTTCCGTCCCCACCAACTCACTCTACCTCACTCTGTCCCACACAAGTGTTATTTGCCcggaagagttttttttttttttttttttgagaaatcccCCAATCCGGGgataatttattcaatcatgcaAATCTTTGGATACAAAACTCAGAATAAAAGGAGGAAagtcctccaaccaaacacgtAAAGGAAAGGGTTTTGCCCAATCTCCCCAGATATTTGTATATatagcttttattttatatatatttaaattatttatatataatttaatttttgatacatatataatttctaTAAGGTATTTATTTTAAACATATTCTACTACCATCCAAAATCTCACACAGCCATCTCACAACTCTCCCATCCATTACTCCTTAATTTATCATCACCTTTTTCCAATTTCTAAATCATCTTATTGGGGATAACAAAATACCTTCAAGCCAGCCCATCACCAACTTGACCTGCCCAAGCTTTCCCaatttaaagagagaaaaaggacaTCAATAAGGCACCACTAATGTGATCTTTaacattttgttaaaataaaattgcctaCTAGGAATCAACGCCAAACATTAACATTTgaataacaacaaaaaagaatgcCTTGCACTTTGCTACTTCCTACCCCTACGAACAATATATCATACATAAAATGACAAAGATTGCTCTACATTAGTGataagatggttatttatgcatttttccTAGGGTTTTTTAGTCATTACGatcaaaatattgattttaGAATCAAGAGCATTTGATCAAATCTAAGAGCATATCACACATATTTAGCATAAAAGATCACAAACCAGTGAAGTGCACAAAAATGCTTATCAAAGCTAAAAAGGTACACAGTCACGAACGTACGGTTTCAATGGCCAACTTTAATTACATATTCAAAGGTATGCAAtacaaacacaatttttttttttttttttggaattttgcttttccttaaaaaaaaaaaaaaaaaaaaaatcaaactaaagCAGCAAAAACAAATGCATGAATGAAATGCAAACACACTCCTAAAGCaacaaagaaaaaggttcaAAAGATAGAAGGACAaaagatcaaggaccaaaagaagAAGCTCAAATATGATGAGCTTTTTGCATCCACACCTTTTTAACTGTAGGTGAAGAGGAGGAGTTCTTAGATAGATTCTTAGCAAAATGAGTAAAGAGAAGTTCAACTCCAGAATTAGCAAAAAAAGCTTAAAGCCTTTACGAGCTCATGAATAAGTGTCACAGGATCTTGTGCTTTTGGCACAGACACTTTTTGATTAGTTGCTTGCTTGCTTGCATGTAACTTGAAATAGTTAGGGCGAGTATGCCCTACACCACCATAGTAGTGGCAAAACCAAGGAGTGTGAGGTTTGTTTAGTTTCTTTGATGAAGATTGGTAGACCATTTAGGCTTGGATTCCTTCAAATAAACTCTTATCTTTCTAGTCATAggtttttcttcattttaaactttCTTTCTCATGTTTAGGAATAAACTCAACAGAAGAGTTAACAAATTTGATGAAAGTATTATTTGAAGAATAACCACCCTCAACATATCCTAGACTAGTTTTTTATCAGAGAAAGATTTTTGAACACTCAACATATCTTCAAAATTAGAACTGGATGACGTTCCTAGTTGTTCCCTAACAAAACTCAACTCATTTTCAAGTTCTTTAACTTGATCAAGTAAGGTAGAGTTATTAGTTTTTATAGCATTCAACAACTCAGTGGTGTCAAACAATTTAATCAAAAGATTCTTCTTTCACATTCAAGAGTGTCAATTTTCTTTGACGATAGAACAATAGACATGGCATCTTTTGTAGCAATTTTGCACAACTAATTGTGAGCTTCTTTCAAATTTGCAACATCTTCAACAACAATATTATCAATTTCAGCAATGGCAATAAAAGCCATGAAATTCTCTTCATGATCATTATCTGATTCTTGATCAGTAGTATCATCATCACTGAGGTTAACCGTCATAACTTTTCCCTTTGACCTCAAGTAGATAGGACCCTCAATCTTGATGTGTCCATATCCTTGAAAACCATAACATTGTTGTCCCAAAGAATTGTTAGAAGTTTgagttctttgcttagtttaaaattttcattacttCTCTCTTTGGTTGTTCAACTTTCTTAACATTCTTGTTTTCACTAAAATTTTTACCCTTTGCCCTTTTGTTATTGttctttaaaaaagttttgaattgTTTGGCTAGGTAAGCAATTTCAGTGGTTGAGATGTCATTGTCAAGAAGGTCCTCATCAATCtcatcaattgttttaaggccATAGATTTACTCTTATTAGCCTAGGGAGATTTGACTCATAATTTTggagagatcctacaagttccgCTACTAGTATAAAGTCAACATCTTTACTCCCAGTGATAGCTGTaactttgggtctaaaattcAAAGTTAAGGATCTTAAAATCTTCCTAACTACCTTGGGATGATCATAGACTTTACCCAAATTAAAAGTTGAATTAACAATGTCATTTAATTATgcataaaattcatcaaaagactcatcaGCTAGCATTTTAAAATTTGGTAGTTAATTGTTAGAGTTTGTTAATTTTAACAGCCTTAGTCCCTTCATGCACTATTTGGGAGATGGTCTATACAGTGTGAGGTACTTTaacatttgaaattttcttgTACTCCTCTAAATAAACAGCATTGAATATCGCATTCATAGCTTTACTATTGTGACTAGCAGCTTCCTTTTGAGCATCAATCCATTCAACTATAGGAGTAATGGGTTTAGTCCAACTAGTTTCTATAGAGtcccacactttctcatctaaagactttAAGAAAGCCTTCATTTTCACCTTCCAATAGGCATAATTGTTCCCATCAAAATGGAGTGGGATAACCGAAGAATGACAACAATCCATGACAACAGAGGCCAAGGATCAACTCAAGGTAAAACTACCTAAACAAGAGTGTGAGAAACTGCCGTAATTggggtgctctcaaaaaagagatttgggtgcttGTAAGGGTACCTCTCTTTTGAGTAGTGGTGT of the Quercus robur chromosome 10, dhQueRobu3.1, whole genome shotgun sequence genome contains:
- the LOC126704098 gene encoding transcription elongation factor TFIIS-like, with protein sequence MAFLGHQDSKALIINDSKVGVFGKDSGVPNRKRLIIKFRIPNPTAKTETTTVPLKNNHQDFKPINKNSGYRERVRKLLTEVFSRVSSETDESISPAIDPVQVAASVESAMFERIGWSNTIKKAYYQSILFNLKDPKNPDLRRKVLLGEIKPESLVTMSAEEMASHKRQSENIQIQLKRLKRCVHDADEEEKATTDMFQCSQCRERKCTYYQMQTRSADEPMTTYVTCVKCNKRWKV